Genomic DNA from Brassica rapa cultivar Chiifu-401-42 chromosome A04, CAAS_Brap_v3.01, whole genome shotgun sequence:
tacacacaaaaaaaaaacagtatcaTCAACAAAACCAATGGTCCTAGTCTAGTGACCCTGATTTAACCATTTTCGGTAGTCAGGATATCTGTAATGCATTGGATTGTTCAATACAACCGTAAGATATGGGAACGAGCCAGAGCCAGAGGCCCAGAGCCAGAGCAAAAGAGAGAATATTACCGTCTAGGAGATATTCCGGGGCAACATAACCAAGTGTCCCAGAGAGTTTAATGTTGTTACTCCCATGCACTCCAACCGATACAGCCAGACCAAAATCTGAAATCTGCATTGTTGCAAAGAGATGTAACGCAATAAACTAGTACAACTTCTAGGACCTAAGATTTGGGTTTCGAGAGCTAGAACCAGTTCTAATCAGCAACATTTTCAAAGCAGAATTTACCTTGGCATTGAAGGAAGAATCAAGAAGAATATTAGAAGATTTCAAGTCTCTGTGGATCACCGGTGGACGACAATGTTCATGGAGATACTCTAGTCCTCTGCAGACAGCCAGAGCAAAAACCGGTTTACATGTTTATAgaggtttaaaaaaaacaagattaaCCAATGAGAAAACCGGTAAACGAGCTGAAAAGTGTCGGCTATTTAATTATACCTAGCTGTATCTAGAGCAATCTTCATACGCATATGCCATGTTAGAGCGGATCCACACGAAGGTCCTAAGACATTAATTATAAAgataaaatcaataaattaaaatgatttaatCATTCATGTGGCCACATGACCTATTTAATTCATATCCtttctatttatataatattatctcTTTGGGTTAAACAAAATCATTATTAAAGTTTcagaacatgtttttttttaccatgTAACTGATCATCTAAGGATCCTTTCTCCATCAACTCATAAACGACGAAACTCGAGTTGATTTCACTTGCAGAGCCCAACAATGATATAATATTGGAGTGCTGGATCTTGCTCAACAGCTCAACTTCATTCTGTTTAGATCTCCATGAAATCAAAAATAAAGATCCAAGAATCATATGAACTTTGAGAGTTATTCTGTCTGTTACCTGAAATTCTCGTTTTGCTTCTTGGGTAACGTTTTCGATCTTTTTAACCGCTGCTTTAGTGTTGCTGTCCAAAGAAGCCTTGTAAACGCATCCGAAACCGCCCTGTCCGATTACATTACTGTCTTTGAAACCGCCTGTCGCTTTCTCTAGCGTCTTGGAATCGAAACGCTGCACATAACCCTGATTGCTAGATGTTCTGTGAGTTTTAATTGAGCTTAGCCGCCTCATAAACATTGAAAATGATGAAGTCCCACTCTCAGCATCTTcatttgaaaacattttataaagatcattacaaaaaagaaaataatcataaacaaaacttgaagaagatgagaaacaatcaagaaacataaaaaaaatgaccaaattcAATGAATCAACTTATAAGATGATGAAATTACCCGGAATCTTGATGGGTTTGGGAGCTTTCTTGCGACAGTACATCCAGAAGCCAAAGCAAATCAAGATTATGATACCAAGAGAAGAGGAACTGATTATAAGACCAATCAGAAGTTTCTTATGTGCATCTAATCTGTGTTCTTCACCACTTCCCATTTGAATTCCTGACACAAGAaagcaaaataaaaacacaaagaaaatttcTCTAGTTCGTCAATTCATTGAGTAGATTTTATCTGTggaatatgttaagtttaatcAAACTCACATAAGAAGggaaatattaatttttcttacaaatttttatttaaaaagacAAGGAGTGAGTAGCTAATAAATACTGTAGCATTTAATTATCGAATACAAAAACAATTTTCGTTTTGATTTTCGAAATTCGAGGAGGGGAGATAAAATCCAGATACccagaaattaaataaaattaaagacaaTGAAGTCAACCAAATGGTATTAACAAGAACACAAACTCCCAAATAATCTTCATTCAAGCTACAATCAATATTAATAATTGAAATATaatcaaaaaaatgaaacaagaaaaaaaaaatacctggAGAGAAAGTAGTCATGGAGGTATAAACAGGAGCTATAGAAGGATTTGAAGCAGcaaaagatgatgaagaaggagTGAGGAATTGAGTAGCAAAGATCTTGACAAGAAACAGAAACTGAAGATGAACaagtttcttcatttttgttttgtttttttgctaAGAAAAGAAGAGTTGTGAGTGTATTCACTCTCAAGACGTTTTGGGGTTTTGAGATTCTTCAGAAAGCGAAGAGTGAACGAACTATCGCTTTCTCTCTAAGCTGTCTCTTTCTCACTCGCTGTCTTCTTGAAACCTCTTTTTATGATTGCATAAAGGAGGGAAAGAGAAAGGgatttcctttttaaaagaaGTTGGGGGTTCTCGTTTATTGAAccgttattattattatactaAAGGTGATGAAGTAACGAGGAAAGATTCGGGACAAATTCACACTTTCTTTACTACTGAATTTTTAAACGGAGAAACTATTTAGAAAATGTGTTAACAAACGAGTTTGTGTAAACAGAGAGAGCACTCGTATGGTTAACAATGTTGCGTCCTATAATTCCTATCATCAGATAAAAAAACAAGCAAACAACCAAAACAAATCAGAAATAGATACCATGTCAAACTGATGAtttggtaaaagaaaaaaaaaactgatgccTAGCAACATCCGATGATGAATGAGAAGCCAAACTTGCAACTTCCTTCTTTGAACCCCAGTGTGAAAAAAACAACacacaaaacaaagaaaaagtcaGATGGTTGTGGTTAATGGCAATGTCTTGTTCATCATTTGTTTTATCATCTGGCCCAAGCAGTGTAACCTGCAGATATAAGCAAGCCTGTCAAGTAAATCCCATAGATCTATAACTTTATCAAGTTTAAAACCATAGTGATTTTCAGAGTCTGAGAATGGCATTTGAACagaaatattttacatttaggATAGTTTTGCTTACATTGCAATCGAAATCGTATTTTCGAGTAAGGGTTATGACTGTATTATGTTCTTGTTCTGACTCAAAGGTTAGTATGAACGTTAGACTTTTTCTTGGTTGCCAGAACAATGCCTCGGCAGGAGCCTTAATATTGCCTCTAACTCCACAGAGCTGAATAATTAGTATACCAAAAGATATATACACttgtagaatttttttatagaatgtCAAAAGGAGTTATCTCTTGTGAAACAGAATGAATAAATATATCGGGTTACAATCTCTAGATACCTGCCTGGATGTCGAGTATATTTCTCTCGCCTTTGTGATCCATCCCCGGGACAACTTTATCCTCGTTGGTCTTTCCAACGGTAAAGACATGAATTTGAGATGCATAGTCTTGTCCATTTTATCTGTGATATAACCACCTGAAGAAGAGTTTGGAATGTTCAGCTTATTGGAAAATGATCAGAATTTTACACTTGGATATTTGATTGATTCAACCAGTGTCAATGTAATGAATGTGTTTCGAATCTTCGTTATGAAAACGTGTTTCGAATCTTCGTTATGAAAACGTGTTTCGAATCTCTCTTATTTTTTCAAGGGGAAAGATAAACATGTctttagttttgcttttatatGGTTTTAGTGTTTATTTTAGGAGTATAATATGTAATGCGTTTCTTAGGTTTGgtttcataatattattattacctGGTTATTGTGTAAGTGGTATCGATGTAATCTTCTTTTTTAAGTATTTCTTCTATCCTTGTACTTTTCTATCTAATTTCGAAATAACTCTTTAAAACCCCAATTTGTTCAAGATTTTCTCTTGTTCAATTGATTCTTAGTGAGATGTTTGTGGGTAATTTAGAAAACAGAGGTTGCTTGTGAGGATTATtaggattgattaagtatttGTAGAGAACACCGGATGCTTGTGAGAATTATGAGGAGATTTTGATTGCAATATACAATCACCACAAGTTGCATATAGCTAAGGGTTTTTTTAGATGTCATTTTGGACAGGCCCGGTTCAATGTTATACTTATATGAATAACGTTATTAGTTTTTTAAAACGAgttatactttattttaaaagagCCTTAAATTTCTAACTaaagttttgtaaaaaaaaatggttcAATGGTACACAAGGATTATCACAGCTGCTCTTAGACCATTTCTAATGGtaca
This window encodes:
- the LOC103864617 gene encoding probable receptor-like protein kinase At1g80640; this encodes MKKLVHLQFLFLVKIFATQFLTPSSSSFAASNPSIAPVYTSMTTFSPGIQMGSGEEHRLDAHKKLLIGLIISSSSLGIIILICFGFWMYCRKKAPKPIKIPDAESGTSSFSMFMRRLSSIKTHRTSSNQGYVQRFDSKTLEKATGGFKDSNVIGQGGFGCVYKASLDSNTKAAVKKIENVTQEAKREFQNEVELLSKIQHSNIISLLGSASEINSSFVVYELMEKGSLDDQLHGPSCGSALTWHMRMKIALDTARGLEYLHEHCRPPVIHRDLKSSNILLDSSFNAKISDFGLAVSVGVHGSNNIKLSGTLGYVAPEYLLDGKLTDKSDVYAFGVVLLELLLGRRPVEKLSPSQCQSLVTWAMPQLTDRSKLPNIVDPVIKDTMDLKHLYQVAAMAVLCVQPEPSYRPLITDVLHSLVPLVPVELGGTLRLTR